The Lonsdalea populi genome window below encodes:
- a CDS encoding tetratricopeptide repeat protein produces the protein MMMRKTVVALLTAGCLTACGAPVSSLSDQDLTRAAADGNGTAQYQLARRLAAKPDYPAAMRWMQKAAEQGGRLSASGDLRGAAALQVADWYQDGLGEPKNIPLAERWWRKSAYFGNSEANYRLGMQCKSRHQNTLASECLDAFEAAAKKRHAGAEFELAAWYAAHPDAAKEAVRWFERSAEQGNRDAQYQLALRYEQGRGVTQRGDMAERWYDKAAQAGQLQAQYWMAQHTQGQESLEWYRKAAQGGEPQAQLWLGMAYLTGNKLPLDKTQGQALLQKAAAGGSAEANYRLGLLSQNADRMVAYFQTASSKGFLKAQYALGLYYQQTGDLVHARIEFGKAAAQGDTQAQLAYGEMLRLGLGGEADYVEAVKQYRLASYADNRMAQYRMGTMRQEGLGVPRNRIHAYAWFSLASTEGMVNAINARNALEEGMQPDEVKAAQKLALHWSSGKGMAGERDGR, from the coding sequence ATGATGATGCGTAAAACAGTGGTTGCCCTCCTGACGGCAGGGTGTCTGACGGCGTGCGGCGCTCCGGTGTCGTCGCTGTCCGACCAGGATCTGACGCGCGCCGCCGCCGACGGCAACGGCACGGCGCAATATCAGCTGGCGAGACGGCTGGCCGCCAAGCCCGACTATCCCGCCGCCATGCGCTGGATGCAGAAAGCGGCGGAGCAGGGGGGGCGACTAAGCGCGAGCGGCGACCTGCGCGGCGCGGCGGCGCTACAGGTCGCCGACTGGTATCAGGACGGACTGGGCGAACCCAAAAACATCCCTTTGGCCGAACGTTGGTGGCGGAAATCGGCGTATTTCGGCAATAGCGAGGCCAACTATCGTCTGGGGATGCAGTGCAAGTCGCGCCATCAAAACACGCTGGCGTCGGAGTGCCTGGACGCGTTTGAAGCCGCGGCGAAGAAACGCCATGCGGGTGCCGAATTCGAACTGGCGGCGTGGTACGCGGCGCATCCGGACGCCGCCAAAGAGGCGGTTCGCTGGTTTGAACGCTCGGCGGAACAGGGCAATCGGGATGCGCAGTATCAGCTGGCGCTGCGCTATGAACAAGGGCGGGGCGTGACGCAGCGCGGCGACATGGCCGAGCGCTGGTACGACAAAGCGGCGCAGGCAGGCCAGCTGCAGGCGCAATACTGGATGGCGCAACACACGCAAGGTCAGGAGTCGCTCGAGTGGTATCGCAAGGCGGCGCAGGGCGGCGAACCGCAGGCGCAGCTATGGCTGGGCATGGCGTATTTGACCGGCAATAAACTGCCGCTTGATAAAACGCAGGGCCAGGCGCTCCTGCAAAAAGCGGCGGCGGGCGGCTCGGCGGAAGCCAACTACCGGCTTGGCCTTTTGTCTCAGAACGCAGACCGGATGGTGGCGTATTTCCAGACCGCCTCGTCGAAAGGCTTTCTCAAAGCGCAGTACGCGCTGGGCCTTTATTATCAGCAAACGGGCGATCTGGTTCACGCTCGGATCGAGTTCGGCAAAGCGGCGGCGCAGGGCGACACGCAGGCGCAGCTCGCCTATGGCGAGATGCTGCGTTTGGGGCTGGGCGGCGAAGCGGATTACGTCGAGGCCGTCAAACAGTATCGGCTGGCGTCGTATGCCGACAACCGCATGGCGCAGTACCGTATGGGTACGATGCGCCAGGAAGGGCTGGGCGTACCGCGCAACCGTATTCACGCCTACGCCTGGTTCTCGCTGGCCTCCACCGAGGGCATGGTCAACGCCATCAACGCCCGCAACGCGCTGGAAGAGGGGATGCAGCCCGATGAGGTGAAGGCGGCGCAGAAGCTGGCGCTGCACTGGTCGTCCGGCAAAGGGATGGCCGGCGAACGGGACGGCCGGTAA